From Epinephelus lanceolatus isolate andai-2023 chromosome 5, ASM4190304v1, whole genome shotgun sequence, the proteins below share one genomic window:
- the tcp11l1 gene encoding T-complex protein 11-like protein 1 — protein MPKEADHHEGGGEKESKEERTQDAPEEAVRKRVRANTPSPHRGNTPQASPPRFVSVEELMETAKGVTNMALAHEIMVNHAFQVKPAELPEGSLERRVKEIVHKAFWDCLEAQLKEDPPTYGHSIKLLAEIKETLLSFLLPGHGRLRSRIEEVLDLPLIQQQAENGALDINQLSQFIVGMMGSLCAPCRDEDINKLKEITDIVPLLKAIFSVLDLMKVDMANFALTSIRPHLMQQSVEYERSKFQEFLEKQPNALDYTEKWLEDTVRCLREAGGDGSSAASSDSPSLLPVNVHNHAYLRLLRWDHASDPFPETVLMDQVRFQEMQQEAEQLVLLSSVLLIIYTTTGEAISGLPGLMETLKNTVNVMLADMHIPSFSAQEALATLGEKLCVELSQCLSQHGYSPFSADRKSTLKGQISATIQPDNTVRKLMESRVQNYLLASLESSQHKTPPPLPGGLAPVSRELKELAVRFSRLVNFNKLVFSPFYQKILHKIVSAGESPSTDT, from the exons ATGCCAAAGGAGGCAGACCACCATGAGGGTGGAGGAGAAAAGGAGTCAAAGGAGGAGAGGACGCAGGATGCTCCTGAGGAGGCGGTAAGGAAGAGGGTCCGGGCAAATACTCCGAGCCCACACAGGGGGAACACTCCTCAAG CCAGCCCCCCCAGGTTTGTCTCTGTGGAGGAGCTGATGGAGACAGCCAAAGGAGTCACCAACATGGCTCTGGCTCATGAAATCATGGTCAACCATGCTTTTCAAGTCAAACCTGCGGAGCTTCCTGAAGGGAG TTTGGAGCGCAGAGTTAAGGAGATTGTGCACAAAGCATTCTGGGATTGTTTGGAAGCTCAGTTGAAGGAGGATCCGCCAACTTATGGTCATTCCATCAAACTGCTGGCTGAGATTAAAGAG ACACTGCTGTCTTTCTTGCTGCCGGGCCACGGCCGTCTGCGCTCCCGTATTGAGGAAGTTCTGGATCTGCCTCTAATCCAGCAGCAGGCGGAGAACGGCGCACTCGACATCAATCAGCTGTCCCAGTTCATCGTAGGGATGATGGGCTCGCTGTGCGCCCCCTGCAGAGATGAGGATATCAATAAGCTAAAGGAGATCACCGATATTGTGCCTCTGCTCAA GGCAATATTTTCTGTGCTGGACCTGATGAAGGTGGACATGGCGAACTTTGCCCTGACCAGCATCAGGCCTCATCTGATGCAACAATCGGTTGAGTACGAGAGGAGCAAGTTCCAGGAGTTTCTGGAGAAACAACCCA ATGCCTTAGACTACACTGAGAAGTGGCTTGAGGACACAGTGAGATGCCTGAGAGAGGCCGGAGGGGATGGTTCCAGTGCTGCCTCCTCTGACTCTCCCTCACTCCTCCCCGTTAATGTCCATAATCACGCCTATCTACGCCTGCTGAGATGGGACCATGCCTCAGATCCCTTCCCGGAG ACAGTGTTGATGGATCAGGTTCGGTTCCAGGAGATGCAACAGGAGGCCGAGCAATTAgttcttctctcctctgtgcTACTCATCATCTACACTACCACTGGAGAGGCTATCTCAGGCCTGCCAGGGCTGATGGAGACTCTGAAAAACACTGTCAACGTCATGCTTGCAGACATGCACATACC GTCTTTTAGTGCACAGGAGGCCTTAGCGACCCTTGGGGAGAAACTGTGTGTTGAGCTGAGTCAGTGTCTAAGCCAACACGGCTACTCTCCATTCTCAGCTGACCGAAAGAGCACTCTGAAGGGACAAATATCAGCAACCATCCAGCCAGACAACACAGTCCGCAAGCTGATGG AGTCTCGGGTTCAGAACTACCTCCTGGCTTCCCTGGAGTCCAGTCAACATAagacccctcctcctctcccaggAGGCCTGGCTCCGGTCAGCAGGGAGCTGAAGGAGCTCGCTGTTCGCTTCAGTCGGCTCGTCAACTTCAACAAGCTGGTCTTCTCCCCGTTCTACCAGAAGATTCTTCATAAAATAGTGTCAGCAGGGGAGAGTCCCAGCACAGACACGTAA
- the LOC117262537 gene encoding DEP domain-containing protein 7-like, with amino-acid sequence MASIKERAAALHLAEKLCVRPQAHGVTSKPVQSSSMWSGLISHLRSSVTVKRRRVHLKSHGDCFLGSEAVDVVAEHISCVFEGADVSRDKVVCVCQALLDCNVFEAVGTKVFGKDKKQDLFQDSKSALYRFVGESFPSVDKLERGVLVKGIQTLFCSAPSDRQEEQTCPTGSHVQTSSPVRCTQTSIESNQLDTPAAASLSLEPLVSSVSPSRMQTHTVLPQSLVDEVWQEQTLLRLLNLVELPLLEGVLQCSQTPSSPPPLNPLAHSNPDLIYSSNHLDRKILKAFRDSQEDAWLCAALDCLDFLPDQPVVALSRELPFPQDQDSCQQVPAGGRSQDGDNNSDEQPGLSNSGLAQCKILLYRTLVKHYSHTDRPPLLPHHMTDIYTAITDLLVNAKLGTALEALQLCLKLLPPGCRDELRKLLTFMALAADPQGIKLDKEMENRQAVKKSFSRAILHSRALSKEKEDLMVVFMLCNIKEMFKIPGALHKGVSDKLASLAHEKQPDVTGSTFCQQVPSRTFADSTKKTTNQELWALLRSIHLDTKVSAKERKRLLRQFYQAHPEIFNQYFGESAVNVL; translated from the exons ATGGCGTCGATTAAAGAAAGAGCTGCGGCGTTACACCTTGCAGAAAAATTATGTGTGCGCCCTCAAG CTCATGGAGTGACCAGTAAACCAGTCCAGTCTTCCTCCATGTGGAGTGGCCTCATCTCCCACCTCAGGTCCTCTGTGACAGTGAAGCGTCGACGAGTCCACCTCAAGTCTCATGGCGACTGTTTCCTCGGCTCAGAGGCTGTTGATGTGGTGGCAGAACACATTAGCTGTGTTTTtgaag GTGCAGATGTGTCACGGGAcaaagtggtgtgtgtgtgccaggctCTGTTGGACTGTAATGTGTTTGAGGCAGTGGGCACCAAAGTGTTTGGCAAAGACAAAAAGCAGGATCTGTTTCAAGACAGCAAGAGTGCTCTCTACAG GTTTGTGGGTGAGAGTTTTCCCTCAGTTGACAAGTTAGAAAGAGGTGTGCTTGTGAAAGGGATCCAAACACTGTTCTGCAGTGCTCCTTCAGACAG GCAGGAGGAGCAGACGTGTCCCACTGGCTCACATGTTCAGACGTCCAGCCCTGTCAGATGTACTCAGACAAGCATAGAATCCAACCAACTGGACACTCCTGCCGCTGCCAGTCTGTCACTGGAGCCTCTGGTGAGCAGTGTGAGTCCCAGCAGAATGCAGACTCACACTGTTTTACCGCAATCAC TGGTAGATGAGGTATGGCAGGAGCAGACTCTGCTCAGGCTGTTAAACCTGGTGGAGCTCCCCCTGCTGGAAGGGGTCCTTCAGTGCAGTCAGAccccatcctctcctcctccattaaACCCACTGGCTCACAGTAACCCAGACCTGATATACAGCAGCAACCACCTGGACAGGAAGATCCTCAAGGCCTTCAGGGACTCTCa GGAGGATGCGTGGCTCTGTGCAGCTCTGGACTGTCTGGACTTCCTCCCTGATCAGCCAGTGGTGGCACTGAGCAGGGAGCTGCCTTTCCCACAAGATCAGGACAGCTGTCAGCAAGTGCCAGCTGGTGGCAGGTCACAAGATGGAG ACAACAACAGTGATGAGCAGCCTGGTCTCTCCAACAGTGGTTTGGCCCAGTGTAAGATACTGCTGTACAGGACCCTGGTTAAACACTACAGCCACACAGACAGACCTCCACTGCTGCCCCACCACATGACTGACATCTACACAGCCATCACCGACCTGCTGG TGAATGCTAAATTGGGCACGGCTCTTGAGGCTCTGCAGTTGTGTCTGAAGCTGCTGCCTCCTGGCTGCAGAGATGAGCTGCGcaagctgcttacatttatggCTCTGGCAGCTGACCCGCAGGGGATAAAACTGGACAAGGAG ATGGAGAACAGACAGGCGGTGAAGAAGTCTTTCTCCAGGGCAATTCTCCACAGCAGGGCTCTTTCAAAGGAGAAAGAGGACCTGATGGTGGTCTTCATGCTCTGCAACATAAAGGAAATGTTTAAG ATACCAGGGGCTCTGCACAAAGGAGTGAGTGACAAGCTGGCCAGCCTTGCACACGAGAAGCAGCCTGATGTGACTG GCTCTACGTTCTGTCAGCAGGTCCCCAGCAGGACTTTTGCTGACTCTACAAAGAAGACCACCAACCAGGAACTGTGGGCTCTGCTAAGGAGCATCCACCTGGACACCAAGGTCTCTGCTAAGGAGAGAAAACGCCTCCTCAGGCAGTTTTATCAAGCCCATCCAGAGATATTCAACCagtactttggtgaatctgcTGTTAATGTGCTGTAG